One Ictalurus furcatus strain D&B chromosome 7, Billie_1.0, whole genome shotgun sequence genomic window, TTTTGGTCAGGTTCTCAACCTTGGCCTTGTACTTCCTGTTGCGCTGTCTACCCTGACGCATCCACGTTGCCTCGGGAATGACCTTTTACTAATCTGATCAGCTTTCTGCTGTTATATAGCTCTGATCCAATGCTCTGAACCGTTGAGATATCAAATCGCAATCCTGCAAACGTTTTCCCGATCTGGATCATCACTTGGCGCTTCTTAGATCTGTGGCGCTAATGAGAGTTAtttttttgtgacttcctgcTTTATCCAAACTGGTAACCTTCAAGCCGGTGACCTCAAGCGCTTCTTCTCCCAACACCTCGCCGTGTCTCAGATTTGCCGGGGGTGGTCTAGTAATGTAAGTGATTACTGACAGGATCCACGGTTGAATATCGGTTTCACCCCCCTCCCCCGATCACCCCCCAATTCACTGGTTCCCTGGATCAAAACAAGCACACGGAGCACTTCTTCTCCCAACACCTCGCCGTGTCTCAATCGATCAGCCAAGTGAAAAGCCCTcgtgttttcctttttctaccTGGCCCTGACGGTTCTGGTTCGCTGCAGAATATACATCAAAGGCGGAGTAAAAATAGCCGGCTAGGAGAAAACTCTAACGCTTTGCCTGAATCGATtctctgctgctgttgctgctgctgctgctgctgctgctgctgctgccgccGCTTCAACCGGCCTGCAGCAGAGCTGACAGCTTAACCCACATTCCTCCTGCCGTCTCCAGCTCAGGAAACGGAGTAAGACAAAGGCTCGGGCTTTATACATTCCCTTTTTGCAAGATCATTGCGGATTTGATGGAAATCACATTATAATTCTCCGTAATGGAAAGCGATCATACGAAGCACTTCAAAACTTCAAAAAGCGCTGATCTTGATGTagcagagaagaagaaaaaaaaacttaaaaaccCACAAGAACTTTTCAAAAATGGAGggggaaaagaacaaaaaaaaaaaaaacccttcaaacAGGAGGAAAATGAAACCCACAGGGGGATCTGATGTATAGTTCTTGCCCACAGGATGCTAAATGCAGCTCTCAATTCTTCTGCACTATTGATTCAGCTGTGCAGGCTATTTTTAAAACAGCGTAGAGGCTATTCGAGGTTAGCAGTGTGATCGTGTGATCATGTGATCGATGACCTGTGCTTGGGAAGATGGTGAGACAAGTCtcaaaaactttattaaaaaaataaataaagcttcacTGCTTAACCGATCGGTCCTGCGCatcaacaaacaagcaaaccGAAGACAAAACTTCTACGAGTCATACGGACGGGTCTGGGTTATCCGATTGTTCACGTGGCCATGCGCTGAGCAAACAGGAAATCCGATGAAATACAGGTCAGATATTCAGGTTATCGACTCCAGGTTGGGAAGAGTGACCGTGCTGCTCGTCGGACACCACACCACCAACcggtcactgattattttcctggtACAGCACACCCCGCGCGTTTTATTTCATAACGCTTAACGAGCTgcttgattcattcatttatttatttatttttaaaaagcgctCGCCCTCCTGGaaaacataattaaacaaataagcgTCGACTCGGAGAAACGAGCACTAAGAGGCTAAACGACTCGTGTAGAAGCAGAGCACTGGCTTCTAATCACACTGATCAGTTTTACTGTACATACAAATGCACTTAACGTTATTACCGCCACTGCTCTCGGCACATCGGCCACGTTATGAACGTCTCGACGTCTCGGCAGAGCCTCGAAACGCGATTCTCGGAAAAGAACGCGTTACGTGTTTAATTCCAAATCGAAACCACCTGCTAGATTATTGATATCTTGGCACTGTTATCAAGAATAAAATAACGGagtgcagtaacacacacacacacacacacacacacacacacacacacacacacacacacacactccacctcCCACCTGCTGAGGTCTGCTTGAACTTCtcgctcttcttcttcctccacttCCAGGGCTTGAAGAGTCGGCCGAGCGTGGCGAACTTGCTCCTGCGGCGAATCGGCGGCGTGTGCGTGCCGGACACGAGCGACTCGGAACGCATGGCAGCCAGCCGCTCCACCTCCTCCGCtggagaggaaagaaggaaaataaataaataaaaatcacagctAGACACTGCTCACGAGGACGCTTCATTCTCACTATGATCCTGAAACGACTCTTATTTGGGTGAAACCTGTGCGCAAAACTCCAAGTCTGGTGATATCAGAAGCGCGAGACCGGCGTGAACGCCTCAACTCCGAGCTCAGGTTTAAGTCGCGGATAAAATGGTGGTTTTCCGCGGTAATGCAACGAAGTGGACCTTCATTTCGTGTCCGGTTGAGATCGGTGTGATGCATTGTTCACGTGTGCATTTGTTTAGCGGTGCAAGAAGATgacaaatattcatatctgtgttCAGATTTGaacccaaagtgggtgtggcctaatccTGATATagtatatatgaaaaaaataaaaaaaataaaaaatgtaacctACCACAATGTCCTTGGAAATActatatccatccattaatTTTCCCACACTGCTCATCCTACAAGGGGTCACAggcagcctggagcctatcccaaggaacttcccaagggtacaaggcaggggacacctaggacagggtgccaacccaatctggaaatgccaaatcAGCCTACGATGCacgtctctggactgggggattAAACCGGAGTACTGGAGGAAACCcgtgaagcatggggagaagaCGCACACAGGGTAGAGctaggattcaaacccccacccccccaaaccCCAGGGGTGCAAGGCATACGTggtaaccgctaagccaccgtgcccctgaAAATAAATACCACCTGCGCTACTTTTCTCTTGCATCCTATGGGATCCCAGTCCCGCCGCACACctcaaagacagacagaaagaaagagtacAGCACCTCCTAATCGTATCCGTTTAAAAACCACATGATCTGCTCATTCAGAATAACGTTCATGTGTCGGAAAGATTTCTTCCTCGAGCAGCAAAGCCTGAATATATTACTGCAGTACTGTAGCACTTTACCGCTTCCTGTTCAATacagaattcattttaaagccATGTGATGTGTTTATACAGCTATAAAATGGACTAGCGCCTTCGGTGGAACCGCATACGCTCCACAACCGTGTCCGAGATCATCAGACGCTGGATTACTTCCTGTtccaagaacaaaaacaataaagaagtTATGTTTAATCTATATTCGCTCAATGTGAACCGCGGCCCTCCGAGCCACAAGACGTCCAGCGAACGTCTGCAGtcagccatttttaaaaagcagcttaaaacacacatgtatgtgtatTAGGTATGCCTTGTATTTAACTgcaatatcatcatcattattattagaatgtttattgctttaaatattttattttacattttaaatctcTACAATTTCCTTCTTCACTCAATTCCTCCTTACTACTTTGTcctatttacttatttttctttgtaaagcactttgagcaGGATTTAATGCACCAAAATGTGCAATATAAAgttttaatcatcatcatcaccacagtAAGCCTAACAAAGACACTGCTCGTCATTGGGAACAGTAACTCCTGTGCTTCCTGCCAGACTTTGTCTGAACATCATAACATGCTCTGTGTACAGTTTAATTCCAACTACTGATGGGCAAGTATTACATTTTACTTGagcatggttttaaaaaaaataataattgtaatagaCATTAAATTGTATTGTAAAACTTACTCCTCGGTTCGAGCGAGCTTCATCtgccgtgtttttttttgtttgttttttttggtgaacaGACTTACTGAATGACATTTTACaaaaagtaaacacacaatattctTTGTCCGGTCTGGAACTTCGTCCCGTCATCCTCCTGAGACCGTATACATGGAACGTGCTGTATATTACAGAGAAGtgtatggtttatttatttatttatttgtttgtttgtttatttatttatttatttgagactCGACTAGCTCCAAATGCTAACACGGACATCTCTCGAGCTTTGGAGAAAGAATCCCCCCTTCCCCCGCTTTGAGTCAATGGACCAAAATCTGCTAAATATTCATCTTGTTCAGGATGGACTTTTCCTTTAACGCAATGATCAGCAAAATGACTCTAATCAGGGGGGACAAGGATTAGTCTATTCATTTCCCCACGGTTTTCTAAAGGACTCGAATGCAACATTAAAAGACTCTTTCAAACTTcttcctattaaaaaaaaataataaattaagaaaaaaaaaaaaaaatcctccaacataacacaggtttatgttataaataaataaataaataaataaataaaagacatctCTGAACATTCACTCCAAACCTTAAACATCCAGACATGTCAAAGTGTCCCATCAGAACAATACTTCCAGGTGACAGCTAACgtatttttacaataaatccATACTTTATGAAGTGAGAATTATTCCCACTCCAGTGCATCGTATTTTTCAACCAGGATCCATTTTCTCCACATCATTTGTAAAAGTGGCTTTTATTGCGATTTCCTCCATATACCGTGTTTACACTGGAACAAAAAAGTTTCTTCACGACCTAGAAAATCTCACCTTTAATATTCATGATACGTTTGTCTTGGTTTTGTTCGATCACTTTCTTCAAAGAAGCTGCTTTTTGAACGCTTTTGCACAAGCATCTATAATATGatgaatttaataaataaataaataaataaataagggaaGCACAGACAAAATCCCTGACCGTAGCTCGGTTTCTTGTTTCGTTTCTCCGTCAGTTCTCTCAGTTACACGTCGGGTAAAAAGAGACGAGACGTCCACGGCGGAGATCCAGAAGAGTTAACCAAGCGGAATTGCAGATGCAACTTAAAAGTAGGCCGAACCAcaatccaaacacaaacctgtAAATATTTACAGCCATGAGGCTCAAattcctctttcaaaacatctcAATAAATCATCTGAAACAACTTGAAAGCATGATGCCAATGAAATGTGAATGATCATCTTggctaaagaagaagaagaagaagaagaagaaaaaaaattcatattctCATCTGGTCTCATAAACCGAGGAGAGATCTCAGAGGGCTCAGGATTCTTTACCAATCAAATCGTGCTACACTCTGAGCTTCACTGCTCAGAACAATAAACCgacctctgacacacacacacacacacacacacacacacacacacacacaagggcaTTTGAATGATTTTGGCATTTCAGGGAAGGATAGGAAAAAAAACGCGCATTGGTGTGAATGCTTGATGTTGAAGCATAAAAACGCAAATATTCGCTCTAATGCAGAATTGTAAGCCAGATGTTTTATAATAAGCAATTTGGTCACATCTGCATGCAGATGAAAAAGGATGGAACAATGCACAGGGGGGATTTCAGTGCTGGTGAAGATGAAGGACGGGGATTGGATTGggaatggtgatggtggtggtgatggtggtggttgcGCCGCAGCATGGAGCGACTCACCGTCTTGCGCGTCGGTGGCGCGGCTGCAGTTCCCGCAGATGTGCTTGATTTCTTTACCGATGTGGCAGTGAATGATGAAGGGCACGGTGCCGTGCTGGTGCTGCTGTTTCCGGGGATCTGCGTTCCCTTTTTTACCGTTCAGATTCATCATCCTGACCAGGCAGAAGCCTTTCTGCTTGGCCTTGTGCGCAGGAGCCGGAGGCGGAGCGGGCgcggtgctgctgctgctgctgctggtggtggtgatggtggtgttggtggtgtatCCGCCGTTAAAGCGGTTCCCGGGGGCGCAAGCCGCCATACCAAAGCTCGCTGACTTAAGCATGGAGGAGGAACCGAATCGGTAGCGCGTCTCTACGCAGAAATATggcttctttttgtttttaatccaaTTCTTTCCGCCACGAACACGCGCACTATCTTCCGACGTCTCTACCGCTTACCCAGAACGCACCTGAGATCTCATTTCGGACTCTCTGGCACAGGTGAGCGGTGAAAAAGCTGCCCTGTGATCCGGTGTTTCAGCGCAGCACTAAAACCGCAGCAGCTCCGCTCCCTTTTCTAATAACCACGAGTGATTCACCACCGAATCGGTTCCCTGTGAACGGCTCTTTTTGAGGTACTCGATGGAATCGATTCGCGCAATCGGATGAATCCTAAGCTGTTTCTCGTCACGCCATGCACAACAACGCAAAACTATCACCTAATACCTTCCTTTCCCTTCCCTGGAAGACACACAACCTCCACACGGGAATTTCCCTGGGCTTCACACACTTTTAACAAGTAGTGCACgtgtctttatttttcttacttGATTTCTCACATGTAGGGTACatgtagtttgtttgtttgtttgtttgtttttcttacaTGCAATAACATTCACACAGTGTGACGTGTGTACTTGAGTTCACGTGGaatttaagatcaaaagatgagaagataaataaaatagagattttaatatagtgtaaataaaaaaaaaacaagatgagATTATTTTCATAAGAGATCTTTATGTAtctaagtttttttgtttgtttgtttgtttgtttttttaaaaaacgcacACTCAAAAATTCTCTAGAAGTCACCAGATGACCACTCATTTGCAGATTCACTGGATGGtcatgatcatttgcatatcaaaaagGCGTTACAGGAAGAAGGACGGTTTTCTGAAGATATTCAggatagaatagaatagaacagtggtgattagtgattggttattgggaataACAGTGATCGGTGATTGGCCGTTGGgaacagtgatcagtgattagtcactGGGATCAATGGTGATTGgtgattagtcattgggaagaatggtgatcagtgactggtcgTTTGGATcaacggtgatcagtgattagtcattgggaacaatggtgatcggtgATAAGTCATTGggaagaatggtgatcagtgactggtcgTTTGGATcaacggtgatcagtgattagtcattgggaacaatggtgatcggtgATAAGTCATTGggaagaatggtgatcagtgactggtcgTTTGGATcaacggtgatcagtgattagtcattgggaacaatggtgatcggtgATAAGTCATTGggaagaatggtgatcagtgactggtcgTTTGGATcaacggtgatcagtgattagtcattgggaaCAACGGTGATTGGTGATTaatcattgggaacaatggtgattggtGATTAATCATTGGGAACAACGGTGATTGgtgattagtcattgggaaCAACGGTAATCAGTGACTGGTTGGTTGGATcaacggtgatcagtgattagtcgcTGGTGAACAAGACTGATTAGTGATTGTTTTTTGCAATAATGGTGACCGGTGATCAGTCATTGGGAacaacggtgatcagtgattagttctTGGGAAcattagtgatcagtgattagtcactGGTGAACAACagtgatacatttacatttattcatttagcagacgcttttatccaaagcgacttacaaatgaggaaatacaagcaaagcgataatggtgatcagtgattagtcctTGGGAACAACGgcaatcagtgattggttgttgggaacactGGTGATCATTGATTAGTCACtgggaacagtagtgatcagtgattggctgcTGGGAACATCAGCTCATGTAAGTGTAACTCAGTCAGGTTTTACACAGTGGTGGTGAGTCGAGTGAACCCACTCTCTCATCGTGTATAACCAGCAGCTACGATGTTAGCTGGAGAACCGTCATTAACCTCTGCTCAAAAAGTCATTAGggtctctgtttttttgtttgtttgtttgtttgtttaaataaagctGCTAAAGGAGTCTAAAAGTCACAATATCTAGCAACTTAGCCACTATATTAGTAACATAGTGTTGTACTCAGAACACCACcagttaaataattaaaaaaactaataaaaccCTGAAGTGAAAGTTTGTTATCTCTTATTCTGAGCATGTCTGAGTCTAGTCAAGTAATGTTCCTTTACCAATGCATCATCcaaaaaacaatcacaaaacaggCACGCATTCTTGATTGACAAGCTGCCAGAACACATAATTGTGCTTGTGTATTGGACACAAATGTTCACATGTTCACATGTGCTCAAGCAACTAGACAGAGCTAAAAACAGCTTTGTTTTTGGATCAAACCAGAGACATCTTGAAGAAGGACATTGTGTGCAAATggcacacaaataaataaaaatttaccaGTAAAATGACTCGGGAACGTCTGGTGATGGCCTCATTCGCCTCGACATGCTTTGCTTCGAGTGTTTCTTTGGGGGTTTTAGTATCATTTTGCACAACTCTGCATCCAGGGCTTCTGTCGGATGTTTCTCCGATCTAGTGTAAATATGGTGACTGAGTGGACTGCACTTTCACACTAgatacactatcaaataacTCTGGCTTAGTGGCGTAGTGGTTAGAacgtttgtctcgcacctccagggtccgtgcttcgggggtttcctccaggtactctggtttcctcccccaatccaaagacatgcgttgtaggctgattggcatttccaaattgtctgtggtgtgtgaatgtgccctgcgatgggttggcacccagtccagggtgtcccccgccttgtgccccgagttcccgggataggcttcAGACTCCCCAGTCTTGTGAAATTGTGTTCGATAATGAAGGTCAAAATtctcatatttaaaaatgctACTAAATACCTTCCCCAGGTTACCACTCTGACATTTACCTctgtatttattcagaaaacaaaTACCTCCCATAGACCTATGTGATGTGTATTGCTTTAATAAACAAGTCCCAAAACTTGAGTATATGAACATGGCACACCACCACTAGGTGACTGGTTACTATTAGTACCATAGTGTAAGGTTTTGGGATGTAGCCGCAGTTTGATTAAAGAGTCGGATCACCAATGTGAGTCATAATGCCCTGCAGTGTGTACTAATCCCTCCTTAGCAAGATCTGAGACTTAGAATATGATTGGCTAATATGAAAATGATGTCATGATGAAGCTGTCAAAACTGATGTCCTGCATTGGTACGGTTCTCTATCACTCACagtttccctctctctcagtccttTTCTTTGTCTCTGAACGTGTTTGGCGCAGATCCGTACGAGTCTTCAGCTCACTCTGGCTCTTTTATCAGTCTCGGTTATGGTAATGAGGCCCGTGCGTTGGTGTGATATGGAGGAATCGAACAGAATTGTAATCCAGCTGCAGTCAGAATATTTACAGGCCGTGAAGCTTTGATGGTGCATCCCATAATCCCAGCCTCATTAGCCTCGCTTCACAGATATTAGAAAGCCTGGAGAGGTCCACAGCTGTGAGAGAACTTCCCACTGAGAGTAACCAACTAGTGTCTGCCGTTTATGGGAAATGGCTGCATCGCTCCTTTTGGGAAAAACAGTTGATTTCGTAGTTATCTTCGGCACGAAACAAGCCGACAACGCCTGAGGTCGTGTCCCGAACTTTTGTCTAACCGTTGTCTTATTCGCCACAAAACGGTGTATGGAGTCCTCAATGGAGTTGTGTGTATTGCTCAATTTACTGACTCGAATCCATCAAGCAAGCATTTAAAAAGttgaaaaacagtgaaaaactTGCCAGGGAGAAAGCGCATGTTGATACTACCTCGGTTTTAGAGTTGCATAGTTTAGCTGCATCTTGTTGTGGCCTTCAGGCTTGGAAGACTCACACAAGATATTTTAATTGGCTAAGACATCTTTTTTGTTTGCAGTGTGCTTGCATGTTGTTTTGAATTCCCTTCATGTGGTCTTGTTTACATTTTGCCATGTTTTGCTTCTAGCCTAGTCTCCACCCCTATCCCATTATTGATTTGTTATCAcgttgtgttcacctgtttcgCATTAGCCCTTGATTATACCCTGCCTTCTCTGCATTTTGTTGCATTGAACGTTTTGTCAATAACCAAGCAATGGTTTCATGAATTTACAGCTCATGTATTGTGAGTGTTTTGGCCTCATGTTTATCTGCCCTGTTTATTATTCGACCTGTGATAACCCCATCTGCCTGTACCTTGGCCCCTGCTACATCTCATGACCATGATTCCTGGACTTAATCCAATAAAGAGCACATTGGTCTTAAGcgcattttattatttgtgaaAACACCTACTGACTCGAACAGTCTGAGGGCTCGGGAGGCTTTTTGGAAGGTAACAAAATCCAATCTACTAACCTCCAGCCAACGCACATCGTACGCTACATCATCTAGCGCTTCAGGCGTTGTACATTTTCCACCATGTGGTCAGAAAGGATGTATGAGCCTTAGTGTATTGCCTAGAAGAAAAACTGCCTCTGGAATAATGACATCATTACATGGCATTATACTACAGCTCAGT contains:
- the LOC128610735 gene encoding uncharacterized protein LOC128610735, yielding MLKSASFGMAACAPGNRFNGGYTTNTTITTTSSSSSSTAPAPPPAPAHKAKQKGFCLVRMMNLNGKKGNADPRKQQHQHGTVPFIIHCHIGKEIKHICGNCSRATDAQDGESLHAAAQPPPSPPPSPFPIQSPSFIFTSTEIPPEVIQRLMISDTVVERMRFHRRR